GTCTGGTCAAGCTCGATAACGGGTACCCCTGTCGATTCTACTACCGGGACAACCAAGGGTATTATTATTGCGAATCCATGCTGGACAAATTGCAGCTGTTGCTACCGGACATCGATAAAAAGAGCCAGACCATGTGCAAAGACGCCGTTGCCGACGAACGGCTCCGCTATTACTTCTTCCTCAACCATCTCATGGGCCTCATCAACGGTTTCGGAACCGCCGGACTCATCGATGAGCGCGCGTTGCTGAGTGAATTGCGGGAAACGCTGAAAGAGCTTCTACCCCGGAACCGGGAACCGTCCATGTTGTTAAAGAGCCTGCTTGACGATGAACGGCTTCCCTGCAAGGCCAACCTGCTGACCCGTCTGCACGACATGGACGAACTGACCGGTCCGATGGAAAGCCAATCCGTCTATGTTCCGATTCATAATCCTCTTATGAAAGGAGTGTTGACGGGACATGAAATCCGGAATCCCTGACCAACAGAAAACCGAAGGTTTTGAACGGTTTCATCCCGTCATCGGAAAGCGGATCGCCTTCCGGCCCGTAGAATTGGAACGGGATGTGAAACAGCTCCACCATTGGATGCATCAACCCCATGTCATCCCGTTCTGGAACCTGAACATCCCCCTGGATCGCTACCGCAAACACCTGGAATCGTTTTTGGCCGACAGCCATCAAGCACTCCACATCGGCTTTCTTGACGGTGTTTCGATGAGTTATTGGGAAACGTATTGGGCCAAAGATGATATTCTGGGCCGTCACTATGATGCCCATCCGGATGACCAGGGGATCCATCTGTTGATCGGTCCCCCCTCCTATATCGGTAAAGGGTATGCGCTACCCCTGCTTCAAACCATGACCGGATGGTTGTTCGAGCATCAAGCCACACAAAAAGTGGTGGCGGAACCGGACATCCGCAACGACAAAATGATCCATATCTTCGAAAAATGCGGATTCCGTTTCCAACAGGAGATCCAACTGCCGGACAAACAGGCGGCATTGATGTTCTGTACCCGTGATACGTTTGTGGGGAGTGATTTTAGTGGCTAATAATCGATCACACACAGAAGAGATGTTGGATGTCGTCGGTGTGGGCATCGGCCCCTTTAACTTGGGCCTGGCCGCCATGCTCCATGCAGCCCCCGAAATCAAGGCGCTGTTCCTGGAACAAAAGTCCCATTTTTCTTGGCATCCGGGATTGTTGCTGGAAGGAACGACGCTTCAGGTTCCTTTTCTCGCCGATCTGGTAACGATGGCGGATCCCACAAGCCCGTACAGTTTCTTAAATTACTTAAAAGAGCATCGGCGCCTCTACCATTTCTACTTCCTGGAGCGTTTCCATATCCCTCGCCGGGAGTACGACCATTACTGCCGATGGGTATCCGAACAATTGGAAACCTGCCGCTTTGGACAGAAGGTAGTGGATATCGAATGGATCGCCGCGGGAGACGAAAGTCATTATCGGGTGGAATCCATCCAGCTGGAAACGGATACCCGCCTCGTCCATCGGGCGCGAAATCTGGTGCTGGGTGTGGGAAGTGTTCCCCATGTCGATCCCCGCTACTCGCACCTGCCGACCACCGACGTGTTTCACTCGGCACACTTTTTGGACCGGTTGGAGCGTTGCCGTCAGGCCCGATCGATCACGGTCGTCGGCTCCGGACAGAGTGCGGCAGAAGTGTTCCACACCTTATTGCAGGAGCAACCAACCCATGGATACCGACTCGATTGGCTCACCCGTTCTCCCGGATTCTTTCCCATGGAATATTCCAAGTTGGGATTGGAGCATTTCTCACCGGATTATATCCGGCACTTCCATTCCCTGCCCCAACGGGAACGGGACGCCAAGCTGGCGAATCAGGATCTGTTATACAAGGGAATCAGCGCTTCCACGATTGCAGCCATCTACGAACTTCTGTACGAGCGGACGGTGGGGGAACACCCCATCCCCGCCAGACTGTTGTCCCATACGTCGATCACAGATATCGATCCCGTCGAACGGGACGGGGATGGACGCTACCGGCTTCACTGTCTGCACCGGGACCGGGGGGAAACCTTCACCCATGAGAGCGATGTGATCATTTTGGCCACCGGGTATGCACACCGCGTCCCGGAGTGCATCCGAGGCCTGGCTTCTTTGATCCAATGGGATGATTCCGGCCGTTATATCGCCGGTTCCGACTATCGACTCACCTTGACGGAAAAAACGAACAATGCCATTTTCGTTCAAAACGGAGAATTGCACACCCATGGAGTGGGCGCCCCCGATCTGGGACTGGGAGCCCACCGGAACTCCGTTATCATTAACACCTTGGTGGACCGGGAAGTTTACCCCGTCTCCAATCGCAATGTTTTCCAACAATTCGCCGTCACGGAACAGCCAAGCCCACGCAAAATTCCGGTAAAAGGGTGATCGTTTATGAATCAACCGCAACTTTCCGCCATCTTTAATCAAGAAAACTGGAATACCGTATCCCGAAACCTGCTCACCAAAATGATCGCGGAGTTTACCTATGAAGCGATCCTCACGCCCCAACCCGTGGAAACCGACGAAAAAAAAATCCGGTACAGGCTCCCGCTCAGCGATGGGGTGGAATATACCTTCCAAGCGGAACAACGGGTGTTTGACAGTATCCGGGTTTTCCCGGAAACAATCCAAAGGGAAGAAAACGGCCGAATCGAACCGGCCCTCAGTCCCATCCGTTTCCTGTTGGATCTTCAGAAAGCCGTCGCTATCTCCCCTGAAACAGCCGGGCATCTGATCCGCGAATACCACCACACCCTGGTAGCGGATGCCCATATCCTGGAGAAAAAACAACGCCGGAATACCGATCTCACCCAGCTGGATTATGCCCAATTGGAAGGAGAGATGGAAGGGCACCCCTGGATCACCTACAACAAGGGTCGAATCGGATTCGGTTATCAGGATTACCGGTCCTATGCACCGGAACAGCAACAACCGGTCCAACTGGACTGGATCGCCGTCAGCCGAAAACGGGCGGATTTTCATGCCGTCAAGGGGCTGGATTACCCTACCTTGATTCAGGGGGAAATCGGTGACGAACAACTGGAACACTTCCGGCAGGTGCTGCGGGATCAACAGGTGAACCCCGACGATTACTGGTTCCTTCCCGTTCATGAATGGCAGTGGGACCGTTATATCATCCCCTTGTTTGCCGAAGATCTGGCTGAGAAAACAATCATCCCGCTGGGAAGAGGGCTTGATCAATACCTGCCGCAACAGTCGATCCGAACTTTCGTCAACACATCCCATCGTAACAAGCACCATGTCAAATTGCCCATGAGCATACTCAATACCCTGGTTTATCGGGGGCTTCCGGGTGAACGGACCGTACTGGCCCCGAAAATCACGGACTATATCAAAGGAATCTGGAACAGCGACTCTTTCCTCCGGGATGAATGCCGGGTGATCCTGCCGGGGGAAATCGCCAGCCTAAACGTGGACCATCCTTATTTCTCCCATCTTCCCGGTGCCCCTTATCAGTATCTGGAGATGTTGGGATGTATCTGGCGTGAAAGTATCTACTCCTATCTGGAGGAAGGCGAAAAGCCGATCACCCTGGCCTCTCTTCTCCATGTGGACAGTGACGGCACACCGTTGGTGACTCAATGGGTCGAACAATCGGGGTTGAGTCTGGAAGAGTGGTTGGAACGATTGTTCGCTGTCCTGTTGCCCCCACTCCTCCATTATTTGTACCGTTATGGAGTGGTCTTTTCGCCACATGGGCAAAACACGATTCTGGTGTTGAAGGATTCCATCCCCCACCGCCTGGCTATCAAAGATTTTGTCGATGATGTCAATGTAAGCGACCAGCCGTTG
The nucleotide sequence above comes from Desmospora profundinema. Encoded proteins:
- a CDS encoding GNAT family N-acetyltransferase → MKSGIPDQQKTEGFERFHPVIGKRIAFRPVELERDVKQLHHWMHQPHVIPFWNLNIPLDRYRKHLESFLADSHQALHIGFLDGVSMSYWETYWAKDDILGRHYDAHPDDQGIHLLIGPPSYIGKGYALPLLQTMTGWLFEHQATQKVVAEPDIRNDKMIHIFEKCGFRFQQEIQLPDKQAALMFCTRDTFVGSDFSG
- a CDS encoding lysine N(6)-hydroxylase/L-ornithine N(5)-oxygenase family protein, whose translation is MLDVVGVGIGPFNLGLAAMLHAAPEIKALFLEQKSHFSWHPGLLLEGTTLQVPFLADLVTMADPTSPYSFLNYLKEHRRLYHFYFLERFHIPRREYDHYCRWVSEQLETCRFGQKVVDIEWIAAGDESHYRVESIQLETDTRLVHRARNLVLGVGSVPHVDPRYSHLPTTDVFHSAHFLDRLERCRQARSITVVGSGQSAAEVFHTLLQEQPTHGYRLDWLTRSPGFFPMEYSKLGLEHFSPDYIRHFHSLPQRERDAKLANQDLLYKGISASTIAAIYELLYERTVGEHPIPARLLSHTSITDIDPVERDGDGRYRLHCLHRDRGETFTHESDVIILATGYAHRVPECIRGLASLIQWDDSGRYIAGSDYRLTLTEKTNNAIFVQNGELHTHGVGAPDLGLGAHRNSVIINTLVDREVYPVSNRNVFQQFAVTEQPSPRKIPVKG
- a CDS encoding IucA/IucC family protein, with the protein product MNQPQLSAIFNQENWNTVSRNLLTKMIAEFTYEAILTPQPVETDEKKIRYRLPLSDGVEYTFQAEQRVFDSIRVFPETIQREENGRIEPALSPIRFLLDLQKAVAISPETAGHLIREYHHTLVADAHILEKKQRRNTDLTQLDYAQLEGEMEGHPWITYNKGRIGFGYQDYRSYAPEQQQPVQLDWIAVSRKRADFHAVKGLDYPTLIQGEIGDEQLEHFRQVLRDQQVNPDDYWFLPVHEWQWDRYIIPLFAEDLAEKTIIPLGRGLDQYLPQQSIRTFVNTSHRNKHHVKLPMSILNTLVYRGLPGERTVLAPKITDYIKGIWNSDSFLRDECRVILPGEIASLNVDHPYFSHLPGAPYQYLEMLGCIWRESIYSYLEEGEKPITLASLLHVDSDGTPLVTQWVEQSGLSLEEWLERLFAVLLPPLLHYLYRYGVVFSPHGQNTILVLKDSIPHRLAIKDFVDDVNVSDQPLPELADLPQDLKTVLRSEPPEGLCQFIFTGLFICHFRYLSDLLETEAQYPEASFWSGVRKTILAYQERFDHLRERFELFDLLRPRFTKLCLNRNRMLDYGYADGDDRPHASEHGKVTNVLAETAEVKGV